One genomic window of Methanosalsum zhilinae DSM 4017 includes the following:
- a CDS encoding AIR synthase-related protein — MDIEGYARQGLIRSDPEIEEKLAIRITEIKQVDMTTARKIAQAAVSEARATLNVSGDILTSTRSGVTMGQFGVGSRGSGDFYAHEKIAEVIGSTAAVVDSSHLDDSGVVRTQSGEYIVLTVDGIHSRLSDFPFLAGFHVARASLRDVYVMGARPIALFSDIHVADDGDVAKIFDHIAGITTVSQVTGVPLITGSTLRIGGDMVIGDRMTGGVGAVGVTENLTSRNLTQPGDLILMTEGAGGGTISTTALYYGMHDVVDETINVKFIRACEALLESNVIKHVHSMTDVTNGGIRGDAKEICKTAGVGMEFNEASIRPLVNPRVFDMLDSLDIDYLGVSLDSLLVTVPQEYADEVIGVVRSSGVAIDVIGKVVKGHGAKIKVGDELRDFSPSFRESAYTPIKKMIGEDNPRDFDDMKKAIDRAAEKAIEKKRRVIEILNKK, encoded by the coding sequence ATGGATATTGAAGGTTATGCAAGACAGGGCCTTATAAGAAGTGACCCCGAAATTGAAGAAAAGCTTGCCATCAGGATAACTGAGATTAAGCAGGTGGATATGACAACTGCAAGAAAGATTGCACAGGCTGCTGTCAGTGAAGCCAGGGCAACATTGAATGTATCTGGTGATATTCTGACCTCGACCAGATCAGGCGTTACAATGGGTCAGTTCGGAGTTGGATCCAGGGGGAGCGGTGATTTCTATGCTCATGAAAAGATAGCAGAGGTTATTGGAAGTACTGCGGCTGTAGTTGATTCTTCTCATCTGGATGACTCAGGGGTGGTAAGGACCCAAAGCGGTGAGTACATAGTACTGACTGTAGACGGGATACATTCACGTCTGAGTGATTTTCCCTTTCTTGCAGGTTTTCATGTTGCCAGGGCATCATTGAGGGATGTCTATGTAATGGGAGCACGACCAATAGCACTTTTTTCCGATATCCATGTTGCAGACGATGGAGATGTTGCAAAGATATTTGATCATATTGCAGGAATTACCACAGTTTCTCAGGTTACTGGTGTTCCCCTTATAACCGGAAGCACTCTCAGAATCGGAGGGGATATGGTAATAGGAGATCGGATGACAGGTGGTGTAGGTGCAGTCGGAGTTACTGAAAATCTCACATCAAGAAACCTTACACAACCTGGTGACCTGATACTTATGACCGAAGGGGCAGGAGGGGGTACCATTTCAACCACTGCTCTTTACTATGGTATGCATGATGTGGTGGATGAGACGATCAATGTAAAATTTATCAGGGCATGTGAGGCTTTGCTGGAATCAAATGTAATCAAACATGTACATTCGATGACAGATGTAACAAATGGTGGTATTAGGGGCGATGCAAAAGAGATATGTAAAACCGCAGGTGTTGGTATGGAATTTAATGAAGCATCTATACGGCCACTGGTAAATCCAAGAGTATTTGATATGCTGGATTCGCTTGACATTGATTATCTGGGAGTTTCACTGGATTCTCTTCTGGTCACAGTACCGCAGGAATATGCAGATGAGGTCATTGGTGTAGTTCGAAGTTCAGGTGTTGCAATTGATGTAATAGGAAAAGTGGTTAAGGGCCATGGTGCAAAGATAAAGGTTGGAGATGAACTGAGAGATTTTTCACCATCCTTCAGGGAATCTGCATACACTCCCATAAAGAAA